The proteins below are encoded in one region of Bremerella sp. P1:
- a CDS encoding arsenate reductase ArsC, with protein sequence MKRVLILCTGNSCRSQMAEALWAELGKGEWDAYSAGSKPSGYVHPLAIEAMKELSVDIGGYESKSASDFQHQPFDLVVTVCDNAKEDCPIYPEAKQTLHWPFDDPADAQGTNEEKMPTFRRVRDEIKATISEYLGV encoded by the coding sequence ATGAAACGTGTTTTGATCTTGTGCACAGGCAACTCGTGCCGATCCCAAATGGCGGAAGCGCTTTGGGCGGAACTTGGCAAGGGGGAATGGGACGCCTATTCGGCCGGCTCGAAACCTTCCGGCTACGTCCATCCCCTGGCGATTGAAGCGATGAAGGAGTTGAGTGTCGATATTGGTGGCTACGAAAGCAAGTCGGCCAGCGACTTTCAGCACCAGCCTTTTGATCTGGTGGTTACCGTTTGCGATAACGCCAAGGAAGATTGCCCCATTTATCCGGAAGCGAAACAGACACTGCATTGGCCTTTCGATGATCCGGCCGATGCCCAGGGAACAAATGAAGAAAAGATGCCGACGTTTCGTCGAGTACGTGACGAAATCAAGGCCACGATTAGTGAATATTTAGGAGTCTAA
- a CDS encoding ArsI/CadI family heavy metal resistance metalloenzyme translates to MQSAVDFPGSFRIHVALNVSSLEASQKFYEMLLGTAPSKVRPRYAKFEPTDPSVNLSLNEIDQPFQVEQGSAHFGIQVKSIAEVHAAAERFQAAGYKVMQEEATTCCYAVQDKVWVADPDGHKWEVFVVMNADAKDELYEQSGCCSPNLSQIQL, encoded by the coding sequence ATGCAATCCGCAGTTGATTTTCCAGGCAGCTTTCGCATTCATGTCGCCTTGAATGTGTCGAGTCTCGAAGCATCGCAGAAATTCTATGAAATGCTCTTGGGGACTGCCCCCAGTAAGGTGCGGCCTCGGTACGCCAAGTTCGAGCCAACCGATCCGTCGGTGAATCTTTCATTGAACGAGATCGACCAACCGTTTCAAGTCGAGCAAGGTTCCGCTCACTTTGGTATCCAAGTCAAGTCGATTGCCGAAGTGCACGCCGCCGCCGAGCGTTTTCAAGCAGCCGGCTATAAGGTGATGCAGGAAGAAGCGACGACCTGTTGTTATGCCGTGCAGGATAAGGTTTGGGTTGCTGATCCAGATGGGCATAAGTGGGAAGTCTTCGTTGTCATGAATGCTGACGCGAAAGATGAGCTGTATGAACAGTCGGGCTGCTGCAGTCCGAACCTTTCTCAGATTCAGTTGTAA
- a CDS encoding GlsB/YeaQ/YmgE family stress response membrane protein has protein sequence MGILSWIVFGLIAGALAKFLFPGDDPGGCIVTIIIGIVGAMVGGFIMTGLGYGTVTGFNFYSFFVAILGSMVVLAIYRVLLGRKAE, from the coding sequence ATGGGTATTCTTTCTTGGATCGTATTCGGCCTGATTGCCGGAGCTTTGGCCAAGTTCCTCTTTCCGGGAGACGATCCAGGCGGCTGTATTGTCACCATCATCATTGGCATCGTTGGAGCCATGGTGGGTGGTTTCATCATGACCGGCCTGGGTTATGGCACCGTCACCGGATTCAATTTTTACAGCTTCTTTGTCGCGATATTAGGTTCGATGGTCGTTCTGGCCATCTACCGTGTTCTATTGGGTCGAAAAGCAGAGTAG
- a CDS encoding glycosyltransferase, with protein MSETNSPSLEQPLISVVMGVWNPHPRHFPEVVESILAQTYQNLQIILIEDPSERDGREMIRHLQDDRIIHIRNEERTSLPDQLNKGLGLATADLVARGDADDIWEPHRVATQAKCFEMDPDLVVLGSTLKIIDDDGNHLGYRDYPRKHEDIIRALRRYCPIAQPVVMFKRKIVLELGGYLKDFFIEDYDLWCRLAKAGAKFENYPEPLVQYRIHPEGIKSTKLKKTLDSTIRIKETHFRGQLAAADHMRILAERGLMMMPSKFVLWLFGQMTFSKELPSST; from the coding sequence ATGTCAGAAACCAATTCCCCTTCGCTCGAGCAGCCACTTATTTCGGTCGTAATGGGTGTGTGGAATCCCCATCCACGTCACTTTCCCGAAGTGGTGGAAAGCATCCTCGCGCAGACGTATCAAAATCTGCAAATCATTTTGATTGAGGATCCTTCGGAACGTGATGGCCGTGAGATGATTCGCCACCTGCAAGACGATCGAATCATTCATATTCGGAACGAAGAACGCACGAGCCTCCCTGATCAGCTAAACAAAGGACTTGGTCTTGCCACGGCGGACTTAGTCGCCCGAGGGGATGCGGACGATATCTGGGAGCCCCATCGCGTTGCCACGCAAGCCAAGTGCTTTGAAATGGATCCCGATCTGGTCGTCCTTGGAAGCACCTTGAAGATCATTGACGACGACGGAAACCATTTGGGCTATCGCGACTATCCGCGAAAACACGAAGACATCATCCGCGCCCTCCGCCGGTATTGTCCCATTGCCCAACCAGTGGTCATGTTTAAACGAAAGATCGTCCTAGAGCTTGGCGGATACCTCAAAGACTTCTTTATCGAAGACTACGACCTTTGGTGCCGTCTGGCCAAAGCAGGGGCGAAGTTTGAAAACTATCCCGAACCACTGGTTCAATATCGCATTCATCCAGAAGGCATTAAGAGCACCAAGCTCAAGAAAACCTTAGACTCCACCATTCGTATCAAAGAAACCCACTTCCGCGGCCAATTAGCGGCCGCTGATCACATGCGAATACTGGCCGAACGCGGCCTGATGATGATGCCGAGCAAGTTCGTTCTCTGGCTGTTTGGACAAATGACCTTCAGCAAGGAACTTCCCTCGTCAACTTAG
- a CDS encoding FAD-dependent oxidoreductase, translating into MIRCLFAFAIALSTMVTSLSAAPQNYDVVIYGGTSAAITAAVQAKKMGKTVVVVSPDKHLGGLSSGGLGWTDSGRKEAIGGLSLDFYERVKKHYDQDSAWRQQKPEQYSRYRANDNAMWVFEPHVAEKVFEQLVEEYEIPVIRDQWLDRENGVKKVDGKIVSITTLDGKTYTGKIFLDTTYEGDLMAAAGVSYHVGRESNDVYGETINGVQVARAHSHQFEYPTDPYVVEGDPTSGLLPRISAEKPGPDGSGDNKIQAYCFRMCLTTAKDNQVKFPKPEGYDPKQYALLARYLKGGWKGVFNKFDPAPNFKTDTNNHGAFSTDNIGMNYDYPEASYERRKEIIQEHETYQKGWLYFIANDPSIPQDIQDRMNKWGLAKDEFVDNGNWPHQIYVREARRMIGPVVMCEPMLRAQVPTPKSIGMGSYNMDSHNVQRIVTEKGHVRNEGDIQISPGGPYPISYDSVTPKKEDCTNLLVPVCVSSSHIAYGSIRMEPVFMILGQSAATAACMAIDQEIAVQDVEYSELSQRLLKDGQVLEMERKPSYPKQVIDPKKLEGVVIDDTQAQTTGDWPVSSSISGYVGTGYVHDENKGQGKKSIAFRVAKLEAGKYDVRVAYSANPNRASNVPVTVTTQGKEVYAGTINQKKAPSVDKVFVSLGKFELSGDTIVTLTNEGVDGYVVADAVVLLPVK; encoded by the coding sequence GTGATTCGATGTCTTTTTGCGTTCGCCATCGCGCTGTCTACCATGGTGACTTCCCTTTCTGCTGCCCCGCAAAATTATGACGTGGTCATTTACGGGGGAACCTCTGCGGCCATTACGGCTGCGGTGCAAGCCAAGAAAATGGGGAAGACCGTGGTTGTCGTTTCGCCAGATAAGCACCTGGGTGGTCTTTCCAGCGGCGGACTTGGTTGGACCGACAGCGGAAGAAAAGAGGCCATCGGTGGGCTATCGCTCGACTTCTACGAACGGGTCAAGAAGCATTACGACCAAGATAGCGCCTGGCGTCAACAAAAGCCGGAACAATACAGCCGCTATCGAGCCAACGATAACGCGATGTGGGTCTTCGAGCCGCATGTCGCCGAGAAGGTATTCGAGCAGCTGGTCGAAGAGTACGAGATTCCTGTCATCCGCGACCAGTGGCTCGATCGCGAGAATGGCGTGAAGAAGGTGGACGGAAAGATCGTCAGCATCACGACTCTCGACGGGAAAACCTACACCGGCAAGATCTTTCTCGATACGACCTATGAAGGCGATCTGATGGCCGCCGCTGGTGTTTCGTATCACGTGGGTCGCGAGTCGAACGATGTGTATGGCGAAACGATCAACGGCGTTCAAGTCGCACGCGCTCACAGCCATCAATTTGAATATCCAACCGACCCTTACGTCGTCGAAGGCGACCCGACCAGTGGATTGTTGCCGCGCATTTCGGCCGAGAAGCCAGGTCCCGATGGAAGCGGTGACAACAAGATTCAGGCCTACTGCTTCCGCATGTGCCTGACCACGGCGAAAGATAATCAGGTTAAGTTCCCCAAGCCGGAAGGTTACGACCCAAAACAGTACGCACTTTTGGCTCGGTACCTCAAAGGTGGTTGGAAGGGCGTCTTCAATAAGTTTGATCCGGCCCCGAATTTTAAAACCGACACGAACAATCACGGTGCGTTCTCAACCGATAACATCGGGATGAATTACGACTATCCGGAAGCTTCGTACGAGCGCCGCAAGGAAATCATTCAAGAGCACGAAACCTATCAAAAGGGCTGGCTCTACTTTATTGCCAACGATCCGTCCATTCCGCAGGACATTCAAGATCGCATGAACAAGTGGGGATTGGCGAAGGATGAATTCGTCGACAACGGCAACTGGCCGCATCAGATTTACGTCCGAGAAGCCCGGCGTATGATCGGCCCGGTCGTCATGTGCGAACCCATGCTGCGAGCCCAGGTGCCGACACCGAAAAGCATTGGTATGGGCTCGTACAATATGGACTCGCATAACGTTCAGCGGATTGTCACCGAGAAGGGACATGTCCGTAACGAAGGTGATATTCAGATCAGCCCCGGCGGCCCTTACCCAATTAGCTACGACAGCGTGACCCCTAAAAAGGAAGACTGCACGAACTTGCTGGTGCCTGTGTGTGTTTCGTCTTCGCACATCGCCTACGGTTCGATCCGCATGGAACCGGTCTTCATGATCCTTGGCCAATCGGCTGCCACGGCCGCATGCATGGCGATCGATCAAGAGATTGCCGTTCAAGACGTTGAGTATTCGGAACTCAGCCAGCGGCTGTTGAAGGATGGCCAGGTTCTGGAAATGGAACGCAAGCCTTCCTATCCGAAGCAGGTGATCGACCCCAAAAAGCTAGAAGGCGTCGTCATTGACGACACCCAGGCACAAACAACCGGCGATTGGCCTGTCAGTAGTTCCATTTCGGGTTACGTCGGCACCGGCTACGTGCACGACGAAAACAAAGGTCAGGGCAAGAAGTCCATTGCTTTCCGCGTCGCGAAGCTCGAAGCGGGCAAGTATGACGTTCGCGTTGCCTACTCTGCCAATCCCAATCGCGCCTCGAACGTGCCGGTAACGGTTACCACGCAAGGTAAGGAAGTCTACGCGGGAACGATCAATCAGAAGAAGGCTCCAAGCGTCGACAAGGTTTTCGTTTCGCTCGGTAAATTCGAGCTCAGCGGAGATACGATCGTGACGCTGACCAACGAAGGTGTTGACGGCTACGTGGTTGCCGATGCCGTTGTTCTTCTGCCGGTGAAGTAA
- a CDS encoding endonuclease/exonuclease/phosphatase family protein, which yields MPKFLTSLLVLLTLCAASVATAAEPIRIRVVSYNIHHGEGTDRRLDLKRIAQVLSDAEPDIIALQEVDQNTTRTDNVDQAAELAKLLKMNHVFGGNINLQGGRYGNSILTRFASISASNHPLPLLAEGEQRGVLEADITVPGLKQSLKFLDTHFDHRPDEKERIASSKMIAQLIQDWGDRPALLAGDLNAVPESKPLALLEKDWTRSNKEILPTIPSDKPTRQIDYILLRPKQGWKVVECRVLDEPVASDHRCILAVLEWTEPATN from the coding sequence ATGCCTAAGTTTCTCACCTCGCTACTTGTGCTACTGACGCTCTGTGCTGCGTCAGTAGCTACGGCGGCAGAGCCAATTCGGATCCGAGTGGTTAGCTACAACATTCACCACGGTGAAGGAACCGACAGAAGGCTCGATCTGAAGCGTATCGCACAGGTCCTAAGTGATGCCGAGCCAGACATCATTGCGCTGCAGGAAGTCGATCAAAACACCACGCGGACCGATAACGTCGATCAGGCCGCTGAACTTGCCAAGCTGTTGAAGATGAACCACGTGTTTGGAGGAAACATTAACCTCCAAGGTGGTCGCTACGGCAACTCCATTTTGACCAGGTTCGCTTCCATCTCGGCGTCCAATCATCCGCTTCCCTTGCTGGCCGAAGGTGAGCAGCGAGGCGTGTTAGAGGCCGATATCACGGTGCCAGGCCTTAAGCAGTCGCTGAAATTTTTGGACACGCATTTCGACCATCGACCGGACGAGAAGGAACGCATTGCGTCCAGCAAGATGATTGCTCAGTTGATCCAGGACTGGGGCGACCGCCCTGCTCTGCTGGCCGGTGACTTGAATGCTGTCCCGGAGAGCAAACCGCTGGCGCTGCTGGAAAAAGATTGGACACGCTCCAACAAAGAGATCCTGCCCACCATTCCCAGCGACAAGCCAACTCGGCAAATCGATTACATCCTGCTTCGTCCCAAGCAAGGCTGGAAAGTCGTCGAGTGCCGCGTACTCGATGAGCCTGTCGCATCCGATCATCGTTGCATTCTAGCCGTTCTCGAGTGGACTGAACCCGCTACGAACTAG
- a CDS encoding DUF1559 domain-containing protein, producing MSLRSTNRALSSRKGFTLVELLVVIAIIGVLIALLLPAVQQAREAARRMQCQNNLKQIGLALHNYHGTFNRLPLGNNGIVNAAGTKYYGHGWTWQASILPFLEQGALFDAVSGPDGYGQETGSTGSGKPTIVLETDVQVFWCPSQPDVRNGAQKYGDGDQPSNYNGNMGTRIGNGNDNCVCTGVSTLAEMKSEAWGCMNGNGVFFVDSKIRFEDVKDGLSSTIFVSEVVDTGGDVMGHYSGGCDRHAMFSGGADGNPPTEMTEYLIAAEGNDPINGGAEEAAGSWHAGGAQFLMGDGSVRFMSENMDMPTYQGLSTRNGREVLGDY from the coding sequence ATGAGTCTTCGAAGCACAAATCGCGCGTTGTCTTCGCGAAAAGGTTTCACCCTGGTGGAACTGTTGGTAGTAATCGCGATCATTGGCGTTTTGATCGCCCTGCTGTTGCCGGCTGTGCAGCAAGCCCGCGAAGCAGCCCGAAGAATGCAGTGCCAGAACAACCTGAAACAGATCGGGCTGGCCCTCCACAACTATCATGGCACATTCAACCGCCTGCCCCTGGGCAATAACGGGATCGTGAATGCGGCTGGTACCAAGTATTACGGACACGGCTGGACGTGGCAGGCAAGCATCCTTCCGTTTCTCGAACAAGGGGCGCTTTTCGACGCGGTTAGCGGTCCCGATGGATATGGCCAGGAAACGGGCAGCACAGGCTCTGGGAAGCCAACGATTGTTCTGGAAACCGACGTTCAAGTCTTCTGGTGCCCCTCGCAGCCAGACGTCCGCAACGGTGCTCAGAAGTATGGCGATGGTGACCAGCCATCCAATTACAACGGCAACATGGGTACCCGGATCGGCAACGGTAACGACAACTGCGTCTGCACCGGAGTGTCGACCCTTGCTGAAATGAAGTCGGAAGCTTGGGGCTGCATGAATGGCAATGGGGTCTTCTTCGTCGACAGTAAGATTCGCTTTGAAGATGTGAAGGACGGCCTGTCCAGCACGATCTTCGTCAGTGAAGTCGTCGACACAGGCGGCGACGTCATGGGCCACTACAGCGGCGGCTGCGACCGACACGCCATGTTCTCGGGTGGGGCCGATGGCAATCCGCCTACCGAGATGACGGAATACTTGATCGCCGCCGAAGGCAACGATCCGATCAACGGTGGTGCCGAAGAAGCCGCTGGTAGCTGGCACGCCGGCGGAGCTCAGTTCCTCATGGGGGACGGCAGCGTTCGATTCATGTCAGAAAACATGGACATGCCAACCTATCAAGGACTCAGCACCCGCAATGGTCGCGAAGTCCTTGGCGACTACTAA
- a CDS encoding carboxypeptidase-like regulatory domain-containing protein has translation MKSKQAGRLAAALSVMLLMLPGCGGVGDQPDLGQVSGTITLDGKPLSNIVVVFQPDSGRPARGRTDADGKYELTYIRDTRGTKIGHNRVEIAPSEEEDDPIAEEADPDTLEFKRPTKSRKAKIPARYNTQSELEADVQPGENTFDFELTS, from the coding sequence GTGAAGTCGAAGCAAGCCGGTCGCCTGGCGGCGGCCTTATCGGTGATGTTATTGATGCTGCCTGGCTGTGGTGGAGTTGGCGATCAGCCGGATCTGGGGCAGGTAAGCGGAACCATCACGCTTGACGGGAAGCCCCTCAGCAACATTGTCGTCGTCTTTCAACCAGACAGCGGCCGTCCGGCCCGTGGCCGCACGGATGCTGACGGCAAATACGAGCTGACCTACATTCGCGATACCCGTGGGACCAAGATCGGCCACAATCGCGTTGAAATTGCACCAAGCGAAGAGGAAGACGATCCCATCGCGGAGGAAGCAGATCCTGACACACTCGAGTTCAAACGCCCTACAAAATCGAGAAAGGCGAAAATTCCAGCTCGTTACAACACGCAAAGCGAACTCGAGGCAGACGTGCAGCCTGGTGAGAACACATTCGATTTTGAACTGACGTCATAA